A region from the Paenibacillus humicola genome encodes:
- a CDS encoding phosphoribosylaminoimidazolesuccinocarboxamide synthase, translated as MTAQALSTAADYVKAPLLYKGKVRELYDLGEHYLIVVTDRISAFDYVLEPAVPEKGSVLNRLSAFWFEQTKGIQPNHVVHTDVSRLGDLVTEPELLKNRIMVTKKAERIDIECVVRGYITGGGWRQYTKTSAVNGIPLPAGMHKNERFERPLFTPAAKNDVGHDEDISFERMQELVGVELAEELCDRSVKLYEFARAYCEERGIILADCKFEFGLIDGQVILIDEIFTPDASRFWAKENYAYDIEIDSMDKEPVRSYLAASDWDQNSKPDPLPARVVEETTRRYLEIYRRLTGESL; from the coding sequence ATGACTGCACAAGCGCTGTCCACGGCGGCCGATTATGTGAAAGCGCCGCTGCTGTATAAAGGCAAGGTGCGCGAGCTGTACGATCTGGGCGAGCATTATTTGATCGTCGTCACCGACCGCATCAGCGCGTTCGATTACGTGCTCGAACCGGCGGTGCCGGAGAAGGGCAGCGTGCTGAACCGCCTGTCGGCGTTCTGGTTCGAGCAGACGAAAGGGATCCAGCCGAACCACGTCGTCCATACGGATGTGAGCCGGCTCGGCGATCTCGTGACGGAGCCGGAGCTATTGAAAAACCGCATCATGGTCACGAAAAAAGCGGAGCGCATCGACATCGAATGCGTCGTCCGCGGCTATATCACGGGCGGCGGTTGGAGACAATATACCAAAACGTCGGCGGTGAACGGCATTCCGCTGCCGGCGGGCATGCACAAGAACGAGCGCTTCGAGCGCCCGCTCTTCACGCCGGCGGCCAAAAACGACGTCGGCCACGACGAAGATATTTCGTTCGAACGGATGCAGGAGCTGGTCGGCGTCGAGCTGGCAGAAGAGCTGTGCGACCGCAGCGTGAAGCTGTACGAATTCGCGCGCGCCTACTGCGAAGAGCGCGGCATCATTCTGGCCGACTGCAAATTCGAGTTCGGCCTTATCGACGGTCAAGTCATTCTCATCGACGAAATTTTTACGCCCGACGCTTCCCGGTTTTGGGCGAAAGAAAACTACGCATACGACATCGAGATCGACAGCATGGACAAAGAGCCGGTGCGCAGCTACCTGGCCGCATCGGACTGGGATCAGAACAGCAAGCCCGACCCGCTGCCGGCCCGCGTCGTTGAAGAAACGACCCGCCGTTATCTCGAGATCTACCGCCGCTTGACGGGCGAATCGCTGTAG
- the purB gene encoding adenylosuccinate lyase: MLERYSRPEMRAIWTEENKFKAWLEVELCACEAWVELGAIPREDAEALRSGATFNIDRINEIEQETRHDVIAFTRAVSETVGPERKWVHYGLTSTDVVDTALGYLLRQANAILEKDILNFIDILRVQAVAYKDTPMMGRTHGVHAEPTTFGLKVALWYEEMKRNLERFRHAAGGVQFGKISGAVGTYANIDPFVEQFVCEKLGISPAPISTQTLQRDRHAEYMATLALIATSLDKFATEIRALQKSEFREVEEPFAKGQKGSSAMPHKRNPIGCENISGLARVIRGHMISAYENVTLWHERDISHSSVERIILPDATMLLNYMLNRLGNIIKNLTVFPENMKRNMQRTYGVPFSGRVLTKLIDKGFSRERAYDTVQPRAMQAWEEQRQFRDIIEASPEITEVLSPEEIDDCFNPAWHLKHVDTIFKRLGLI; encoded by the coding sequence ATGTTGGAACGGTACAGCAGACCGGAAATGAGAGCGATTTGGACCGAGGAGAACAAATTCAAAGCATGGCTCGAGGTCGAGCTTTGCGCCTGCGAAGCGTGGGTGGAGCTCGGCGCGATACCGCGCGAGGACGCCGAAGCGCTGCGCAGCGGCGCAACCTTTAACATCGACCGCATCAACGAAATCGAGCAGGAGACGCGCCACGACGTCATCGCCTTTACGCGCGCCGTTTCCGAGACCGTCGGCCCGGAGCGCAAATGGGTCCATTACGGCCTGACGTCGACGGACGTCGTCGATACGGCGCTCGGCTATCTGCTCCGCCAGGCGAACGCGATTTTGGAAAAGGACATCCTGAACTTCATCGACATTCTCCGCGTCCAGGCGGTCGCCTACAAGGATACGCCGATGATGGGCAGGACCCACGGCGTTCATGCGGAGCCGACGACCTTCGGTCTTAAGGTTGCGCTCTGGTACGAAGAGATGAAGCGAAACCTCGAGCGGTTCCGCCATGCGGCCGGCGGCGTCCAGTTCGGCAAAATTTCCGGCGCGGTCGGGACGTACGCCAACATCGATCCGTTCGTCGAGCAGTTCGTCTGCGAGAAGCTCGGCATTTCGCCGGCGCCGATCTCGACCCAGACGCTGCAGCGCGACCGCCACGCGGAATATATGGCGACGCTCGCCCTCATCGCGACGTCGCTCGACAAGTTCGCGACGGAAATCCGCGCCCTGCAGAAGAGCGAGTTCCGCGAAGTGGAGGAGCCGTTCGCCAAAGGGCAGAAGGGCTCGTCCGCGATGCCGCACAAACGCAATCCGATCGGCTGCGAGAACATTTCCGGCCTGGCCCGCGTCATCCGCGGCCATATGATTTCCGCCTATGAGAACGTCACGCTCTGGCACGAGCGCGACATCAGCCACTCCTCGGTGGAGCGTATCATTTTGCCGGATGCGACGATGCTGCTGAACTATATGCTGAACCGGCTCGGCAACATTATCAAGAACCTGACTGTATTCCCGGAAAACATGAAACGCAACATGCAGCGCACTTACGGCGTGCCGTTCTCCGGCCGCGTGCTGACGAAGCTGATCGACAAGGGCTTCAGCCGCGAGCGGGCGTACGACACCGTTCAGCCGCGCGCGATGCAGGCGTGGGAGGAACAGCGCCAGTTCCGCGACATCATTGAAGCGTCGCCGGAAATTACGGAGGTGCTGTCGCCGGAAGAGATCGACGACTGCTTCAACCCGGCGTGGCATCTGAAGCATGTCGATACGATTTTCAAACGTCTCGGATTGATCTGA